Below is a window of Halobaculum lipolyticum DNA.
TGGCGGCCGTCGGGAGGACGCCCGCCTGCGGGAGCTTCACGCCGCGCAGGCGGTCGTTGATCAGCAGTTCGACCTTGTCGCCGACGACGAGTCCGACGATGAGCACCAGGACGGCGAGGAACAGCGCGGGGAGGAACTCGGCGGTACGGTTCCAGAAGTTCGAGATGTACGACACCTGCGCGATCGTGAGCGCGACGATGACGCTGAGGATGAAGATGAAGTACCCCGAGAGGTTCGCCACCAGCGAGACCGTGGAGGTGCCGAACTCGCGGGCGGTGCGCTCGAAGGCGGTGCCCTCGATCGTCCCGGGGACGCCCGCGCCGACGAGGATCCGGCGGTTCACCCGGACGACGAGGTAGCCGAGCACCGCCCCCAGCACGAGCACGCCCACCGCGAGCCACAGGCGCGCGGGGAGGCTCGTGAGCGCCGCCGCGAGCGCGTCGGTCGCCGTCTGGAGCGGGACCGCCGGTGTGTCGGCGCCGGAGCCGGCGCCCGCGCTCGCGACTGCCGGCGGGAGGACGGGACCGGGCATCCTCAGTACTCCTCCGGGTCGAGTTCGAGGACGAGCGACCCGCCCTTGAACGCGCGGACCAGCCCGTCGGACTCCGAGAGCACGATGGCGATGGCGTTGGTGTCGCGGGTGATGGCGCCGCCGGCCATGTGGCGCGCGCCCAGTCCCTTCGGGATGTCGACGCCCTCCGCGCCCGGTTCGAGGTAGCGGTACGCCGACACGATCTTGCCGGAGTCGCTGATGACGAACGCGCCGTCGAGCCGCGAGAACTCCTTGAGCATCACGTTCACGATGGGGTCACCGACGTGGACGTGGGACTTCTCGAACGGGTTGTAGCTGAGCGGTCGGGACTTGTTCATCACTTTGCCCGCGTCGCCGACGACGAACAGCGCGCCGACGGGCTTGCCCTTCTGGCCCTTCTTCCCCAACTCGATCGCGACGTCGAACACGTCGCGCACGACGTTGGGGTCGGCGCGGGAGTTGGCGAACAGGTCGTAGATCCCCGAGTGCATCGACTCGGTGACGGGCGTGCGGATCACGCCGTCGATGGGGTCGCCGAACACGCCGACCGCGCAGGCGATCACGTCGCCCTCGGCGCAGTAGCCGTGGTCCATCGCCCCCTCGATGCCGAAGCGGATCCGGTCGCGGACGTTGTCGAACTCCAGCGGGAGTTCCACGTAGCGGTCGGCTTCGTGGTCGTTCTCCGGGGCGACCACGACCGCCGGTTCGTCCTCCAGATCGCGGTAGTCGTCGTACGTCGATCCGGTCGGGGAGAAGAGGAACACCCCGTCGACGTCCGCGACGAGGTCGGCGAGGAGGTCGGCCGAGGTAGTCATGCTCCCAACGTTTCGTGGCGCGTTCATATCGGTTTCGGAGCCGTCATACACCCGTCTTGCGCTCGTTCCCCCGCCGTCGTGCGTGTTCGCCGTGGGATCCCCCCGAATCCCGTCCACTTCCCGTCACTTCCCGTCACTTCCCGTCACTTCCCGTCTACCTCTCGTTCACTTCCCGTCCACCTCCCGCCGGCCCTCGACGACGGTCGTCGGAGACTCGACGGCAGCCCCCGCCGCCGCCGGAACCGCTACTACCGTGTACGACCTCCCCTCTCCGACGATGGCGAGGGGGAACGTCGGCGGGGGCGGTCGCGGTGTCGAGGACGTGTTCGCGGGCGCCGAGCCGGGCGCGCCGTTCTCGGCGGCCGAGGTCGCGGACGCGATCGGGGTCGACGAACGGCGGGCGAGGGCGCTGCTGCGGGCGTCGGTCGACGCGGGCCGCCTCCGGAGCAAGGCGCTGCCCGACGGCGGGCGCGTCTGGTGGCGCCCGCTCGGCGGGTCGGCGTCGCCGGCGGACGACGCGCTCGTCGAGGTCGAGTACCGGTCGGCGTCGCTGGCGGCGCCGTTCCTCGCGGCGTTCGAGGCGATCGAACCGACCGGCGAGACCGTGCCGACCGACGCCGAGATCGTCGCCACCGTGGACTCCGTCGTCCCGCTCCGCGACGGCGCTTTGCAGTACTACACCGTCCGCGGCGTGTCGCCGGGGCGGTACCTGGCGGCGCTCAGGCGGATCCCCGGACTGTCGACGGTCCGGCTGCTCTCGACCGACGGGGACGAGGTCCGCGTCGAGGTCCGCCTGGAGGCGGACGGACTCGCCGACCTGTTCCGGGCGTTCGGCGGCTGGGTCACCGGCGGGACGCTCCTCGACAGCGAGATCCGTATCCGCGGGACGGTCCGGGGCGAGACCGACGTCGCAGACGTCACCGCCGCCGTCCGCGAGTGGGTCCCCGACGCCGAACTCGTGCGTCGCCGGACGGTACACACCCCGCGGATCGCTCGGACGATCCTGACCGACCGCCTCTCGACACAGCAGTCGGCCGCGCTCGAGGCGGCGTACTACGGCGGGTACTTCGCGGTCCCGCGTCGGAGCACCGGCGAGGACATCGCGACCTCGCTGGGCGTCACCAGACAGACGTTCAACCACCACCTCCGGCTGGCGGAACTCGCGGTCGTGCGGGAACTGTTCGGCGTGACCGACGACGACGCGCTCTGACTGGTCAGCGTCCCCCCTTATCCCTCCGGTCGTGGGTGGTGGTCTATGGACGACGGATCGCGGGTCTCCGGCGGGGCTGACGCGGGTGTGACGGCGGCGTTCGACGCCGTAGCGCGGGTGGGGTTCGACGCCGCCCGGGGCGTCTACCGGGTGCATCGACGGCCGGACCACCCGGAGCCGGTGTCGTACCTCGTCGTCGAGGGGGTGTCCGCCGTCACCGGGCGATCGATGCGGGACCTCGACCCGCTCAACGACACGCTCGACCCGGACGCGCTCGACGCCGTACTGGGCGACGACAGCCGGTCGAACGCGAGCGTGCGGTTCGAGTACGCGGGCTGTCGGATCGAAGTCTCCGGTACGGGCGAGGTCCTGATCCGGCCGTCGTGACGGGGATCACGCCACGTCCTGCCCGCACAACTGTATCGCCCACGCGTCGTCGTCGAGCGGGTCGACCCCGGTCGTGCGCCACGGCTCCCGCCCCGTCGGGTCCCCGCCGTCCGGGTCGACCCCCCTGACGACCGCAGTCGTCCGCTTCGACACCGCGGACAGCGGGAACGCGTCGTCGCGGCGGAAGCCGCAGCGCCGGAGGGCGGTCTCCGGGAGACCGATCCCCGCACACTTCACCACGTCCGCGTCGGCCGCGTCCGCGACCACCGCCGACAGCAGCGCCTCGTAGCTCCCCAGCGACGCCGACCCGTCGGCCGGGAGCACGTCGAGCGCCCACACACACCGGAGATCGCCGTCGTCGCTCGTCGCAGCGATCAGGCTCGCGGCCGGCCCGTCGTCGCCGACCGCGACGTACGTCGTCGTCTCCCACAGCGGGTTCGCGAACCGCCAGCGGTAGAACGCCGCGTCGCGGCGGACGTGGATGCCGTCGGGGACCCCCGAGCGGTAGATCCGGACCAGCGTGTCGACCGGCACCGACTCGTGACGCTCGACGGCCCACCCGTCGGCGTCGCTGCCGGCGGCCAACGAGAACACGCCGCGGGCCATCGACAGGCCGACCTGCCCGAGCGCGAGCGCGTGTTCGGCGGCCGGCTGGTCGGTTGCGAGGCGACCGCTCGCGAGCCGTTCGACGTTCTGGACGCGGTAGTAGGTGGGGACCGGCCCGACGTCGCGCCACCCCTGCGAGCGCAGCCCCGGTCGGATCGCGTCGGAGGGGTAGTTGTAGTAACAGCACTGCGGGCCGTCGGCGTAGCGGTCGAGCAGCCGTTCGGTCATCCCGGTGAACAGCCCCTGTCGGCGGTGGTCGGGGTGAACCATCCAGTCGGCGGGCTGGAACGCCAGCCGGGTCTCGTCGCCGACTGCCAGCGGGAACACCACGCAGGGCTCGGCGCCGACGATGCGGCCGTCCGCCTCGGCGACCACCATCGGCACCTCGTCGAGGTACGGGTTCTCCTCGAACCGCCAGCGGAACCACTCGGCGCCCCTGCGCCGTCCCCAGACCGCCTCGTACAGGTCGAGGAACCCCGCTCGGTCGCCGGAACCGTGCGGTCGGATCGTCGTCCGCGGCCGGGTCGAACTGCGTCCCATCGGCTTCGATAGACGTCTCGGCGCGTGTTGGTAATGAGGACCGTTCTGCGGAGATCCGTTCGGGGAGCGACCCGGGTCGGATCCGGGCAGCAACTGGCGTGCTCCCGGGCGCGAAACCGACCACGGCCGGCACCGACTCCGGATCCGTTAGCCGCGCCGTGTTCGCCGTATGGATCTGCTATGGGTCCGGTCGCCGTCGGGTTTCGGTCGGACGTGTTCGGCTCGGTTCCAGTCACGGTTCGGGTCGTCGTCGGTTCGTGTCGCGTCGGCGGGTCGCTTCGCTCGCCTGCGCGCGCCCTCCCCGCTTCGAGTCCCCTCCGTGTCGCACTCGGCCCCTCGCTGTCGCTCGGGGCACCGCGGACTCACGGGTCGCTTCGCTCCCCGTTCGTCGTCCGAGACGCTCACTCCGTTCGCGTCTCACTGCGCGGGACCGGATTCGAACCGGCGGACCTCTACAGGACAGCGTCCTAAGCGCTGCGCCGTTGGCCTGGCTTGGCTACCCGCGCTCGCCCCCACGTACCTCGATTCGCGGTAAGTAGCTGTCGGACCGACCCGACTGTTTATGACCGCCGACCGCGAACTCCGGACGAATGTACCGGGCGAGCGACGAGGTGGAGAACGAGGAGTGGCTCGGGCGCCTGCGGCGGGCCGCCGAGTCGCTCGATCTGTCCCCCGAGGCGCGCTCGAACGCGACCGACTTGTTCCTCTCGGGCGTCCCGGAGGAGGACCGTTCGAAGCCCGCGATGGCCGCCGCGTCGCTGTACGCCGGCGCCCTCATCGCCGGCGACGAACGCGCGCAGACCGCCGTCGCCGACGCGATGGACGTGACCCGCCTCTCCGTCCAACAGCACTGGAAGGACGTGTTGGAGGACGCCGGGTTCCGGCCGCCGACGTGGTGACGGGCGACGCAGGGCGACCGTCGTCGTCTCCGCCACCCATCCGATCCCGCCAACTGTGCGACTACTCGGTGATCAGCCGGTAGGCCAGCAGCGCCAGCCCCGCGAAGGCGGCGACCTGCCCCAGCAGGAACAGCGCGCCGCCGACGTACGCGAGCAGGCTGCCGGGGTCGCGACCCGCTAGCCGGATCGTCTGGTAGCCGAACAAGAGCGCGACCCCGCCCGCGAGCAACAGCTGCGTCGCGCGCGACCGGCGCGTCACCCAGCCGGCGGCGTCCATCCGCGCGCTACTCCGCGTCCGGCGGCGCGGTGCCGCGCCCCTCGCGTTCGGGCGTGAGGTTCCCGTGGCGGTCGATCTCTCCCCTGACGATCCGCGTCGAGGAGATGCGGTCGCCGTCCTCGGCTGGGACGTGGTCCACGACCTCGATCCGGAGGCTCGGCAACCCCTTCTGCTCGCGGATCTCGTTGACCCGCTCGGCGCCCGACTGCGTCTCCGGGGAGACGATCAGCGCGTCGAACCCCGGCTCGATCGCGATCCCGGTCGGCTTCGTGAGTTCGCGGATCTCGTACTCGCGGCCGTGTTCGTCCGCGAGGGGAGCGAGTTCGGCGTCGAGGTCGCGCTTCCGGTCGGCGAACGGGCGGACGTAGCGGTCCGTGTGGCGCGTCTTCGGGGCCAACTCGTCGGCGGTGAGTCCGACGGTGAGGTCCCCGAGTTCGAACGCGCGCTCGAACAGCGCGCGGTGGCCGTCGTGGACCGGATCGAACGTCCCGCCCAGCGCGACGTGCATACCCCGCCGGTGGGCGGCCCGGCACCTAAACCCGACGTTACGCCACGTCGGTCGCGGCCGGGGGCGACCGGTACGGGTCGATCGACGACGGGGCGCCGAACTCGTCGCCGGCCCTCGTGACCGTCCGGCGCCGGCGACTCCGTCGGCTCCGTTCGATCTCGGGGCGCGATGTGGCACGCTCGCGACGCCTCTCCGGGCTGTCGCCGTGCTGTCGGCGTCGCCCGCGTCGGTCGGGGCCGGCATGCGGCGCTCCCGGCGCGATCGGCGGGGAGCGTCGTCGACGGTCGTCGGGGAGCCGACGGCGCGGTTACTCGTCGTCGGGCGACTCGACGGAGATCCGGACCGGCTCGTCGGAGCCGTCCGTGCCGCCGTCGCCGCTCAACCGCGCGTCCAAGTTGAACACGGTGTTGAGCTGGTCTTGGACCTCGCCGACGGCGCCCTCGACGAGCGCGGACGGCTCGATGGCCTCGTACTCGTAGGGGTTGTTGCCCGCGCCCGACGCCTCGCGTTTGGTCCGCGTCACCGTCTGCTCGCCGTTGAGGTCCGCCAGCGCCTCGCGGACGGTGCTGGGGTACAGCCCCGTCCCCTCGGCGACCTCCTCGCTGGTCGAACCGGGGTGTTCGCGGAGGTAGACGTAGATCCGGGCGCGCGTCTCGGTGTCGAGGAGCCACGAGAGCAGGTCGACGATGCGCTCGTCGAACCCGCCCGCCACGTCCGGTGCGCCCTCCTCCAGCCGTTGGGCAGCCTCGCGGAGCTCCCCTCGCGGGGAGTCGTCGTCGGCGGTACCGTCCGCGTCGCCGCCGTCCTCGGGGGCCTCGTCGGTAGACATGTGTCGCGTGTCGCCGGTCAGAACTCCGTGGTGAAAACCCCGTCGCCCGTATCGGTCCTCGATAGCCGCGACGGCGACGACGGACCGTCGTGCGCGGTCGCCCTCGCGGTCGCTGCCGCGGTCGCTGTCGTGGGTGCCGCCCGGCTCAGCGGCCGTGGTCGTCGATCAGGAGGTCGCGGCACAGGGCGTCGAGTCCATCGCGCTCTCGGATGCGGCGCTGTCTGGCGGTTCCCGACTCGCGCTCCAGCAGGAAGCGCGCTCCTCGGACGCCGAGCCGGTCGGTCTCGCGGTCGACGACCGTCGCGAGGTCGACGACGGAGTCGCCGTCGCGGTCGAGGAAGTCGGCGTCGTGCCCGTGGCGCATCGCGCGCCACTTGTTCTCGTCGTGCAGTTCGCGCCGCAGGCGGGCGTCGCCGTCGCCGCCGAACCCGGCGTCGGGCTCGGACTCGTCCTCGTACCGTTCGGCCAGATCCGTCACGAGCGCGTGGACCCACTCGACGAACGCGACGACCACGTCCGGGTCCGACTGGCCGTCCGGCGTCCGCACCTCGACGGTGCCGTGGCCGGTGTGGGGGCGCACGTCGAACCACAGCTCCCCGCGGTCCTCGATGGAGCCGTGTTCCACCATCCGGCGCTCGTAGTCGCGGTACGCAGCGAACGAGTCGAAGTACCCCGGCATCCCCGTGTTCGGCAGGTTCTCGAACACCTTCGCCCGGGCCGACGCCAGCCCGGTGTCGAAGCCGTTCCAGAACGGTGAGTTGGCCGACAG
It encodes the following:
- a CDS encoding transcription initiation factor IIB family protein — its product is MYRASDEVENEEWLGRLRRAAESLDLSPEARSNATDLFLSGVPEEDRSKPAMAAASLYAGALIAGDERAQTAVADAMDVTRLSVQQHWKDVLEDAGFRPPTW
- the dacZ gene encoding diadenylate cyclase DacZ codes for the protein MTTSADLLADLVADVDGVFLFSPTGSTYDDYRDLEDEPAVVVAPENDHEADRYVELPLEFDNVRDRIRFGIEGAMDHGYCAEGDVIACAVGVFGDPIDGVIRTPVTESMHSGIYDLFANSRADPNVVRDVFDVAIELGKKGQKGKPVGALFVVGDAGKVMNKSRPLSYNPFEKSHVHVGDPIVNVMLKEFSRLDGAFVISDSGKIVSAYRYLEPGAEGVDIPKGLGARHMAGGAITRDTNAIAIVLSESDGLVRAFKGGSLVLELDPEEY
- a CDS encoding glutamate--cysteine ligase, with the translated sequence MDTGSAAAFDRMGTLGVEEEFYVVDDEGRPTAGSDELVYGEREPPEPLAGRIDHELFKSVVETQTPLIDDPGAVRDHVVAVREALVEHAERYDRQVAGAGLHPAAVWRELDHAEKPRYRSQLDRIQYPQHRNTTAGLHVHVGVDDADKATWIANEVRWFLPPMLALSANSPFWNGFDTGLASARAKVFENLPNTGMPGYFDSFAAYRDYERRMVEHGSIEDRGELWFDVRPHTGHGTVEVRTPDGQSDPDVVVAFVEWVHALVTDLAERYEDESEPDAGFGGDGDARLRRELHDENKWRAMRHGHDADFLDRDGDSVVDLATVVDRETDRLGVRGARFLLERESGTARQRRIRERDGLDALCRDLLIDDHGR
- a CDS encoding bacterio-opsin activator domain-containing protein — its product is MARGNVGGGGRGVEDVFAGAEPGAPFSAAEVADAIGVDERRARALLRASVDAGRLRSKALPDGGRVWWRPLGGSASPADDALVEVEYRSASLAAPFLAAFEAIEPTGETVPTDAEIVATVDSVVPLRDGALQYYTVRGVSPGRYLAALRRIPGLSTVRLLSTDGDEVRVEVRLEADGLADLFRAFGGWVTGGTLLDSEIRIRGTVRGETDVADVTAAVREWVPDAELVRRRTVHTPRIARTILTDRLSTQQSAALEAAYYGGYFAVPRRSTGEDIATSLGVTRQTFNHHLRLAELAVVRELFGVTDDDAL
- a CDS encoding GNAT family N-acetyltransferase, with translation MGRSSTRPRTTIRPHGSGDRAGFLDLYEAVWGRRRGAEWFRWRFEENPYLDEVPMVVAEADGRIVGAEPCVVFPLAVGDETRLAFQPADWMVHPDHRRQGLFTGMTERLLDRYADGPQCCYYNYPSDAIRPGLRSQGWRDVGPVPTYYRVQNVERLASGRLATDQPAAEHALALGQVGLSMARGVFSLAAGSDADGWAVERHESVPVDTLVRIYRSGVPDGIHVRRDAAFYRWRFANPLWETTTYVAVGDDGPAASLIAATSDDGDLRCVWALDVLPADGSASLGSYEALLSAVVADAADADVVKCAGIGLPETALRRCGFRRDDAFPLSAVSKRTTAVVRGVDPDGGDPTGREPWRTTGVDPLDDDAWAIQLCGQDVA
- a CDS encoding HalOD1 output domain-containing protein encodes the protein MDDGSRVSGGADAGVTAAFDAVARVGFDAARGVYRVHRRPDHPEPVSYLVVEGVSAVTGRSMRDLDPLNDTLDPDALDAVLGDDSRSNASVRFEYAGCRIEVSGTGEVLIRPS
- a CDS encoding mechanosensitive ion channel domain-containing protein translates to MPGPVLPPAVASAGAGSGADTPAVPLQTATDALAAALTSLPARLWLAVGVLVLGAVLGYLVVRVNRRILVGAGVPGTIEGTAFERTAREFGTSTVSLVANLSGYFIFILSVIVALTIAQVSYISNFWNRTAEFLPALFLAVLVLIVGLVVGDKVELLINDRLRGVKLPQAGVLPTAAKWSVIFVAVLVALGQLGVATTALVVLLGTYGFALVLFGGLAFRDLLASGAAGIYLLLEQPYSIGDRVRIGDTDGVVQEVNVFVTHVESEGAEYVVPNRRAFTDGVVRLRE
- a CDS encoding phosphopantetheine adenylyltransferase translates to MHVALGGTFDPVHDGHRALFERAFELGDLTVGLTADELAPKTRHTDRYVRPFADRKRDLDAELAPLADEHGREYEIRELTKPTGIAIEPGFDALIVSPETQSGAERVNEIREQKGLPSLRIEVVDHVPAEDGDRISSTRIVRGEIDRHGNLTPEREGRGTAPPDAE